The following are encoded together in the Scomber japonicus isolate fScoJap1 chromosome 20, fScoJap1.pri, whole genome shotgun sequence genome:
- the abcc3 gene encoding ATP-binding cassette sub-family C member 3, whose product MERLCGQQLPFWEANQTLHTDRPDLPKCFQLSLLSWLPCIYLWAVSPIYLFYLKKNNKGYIMMSIMNRFKTVFGLFLWIVCWTDLFYTFHELRQGLSQPPIYFITPLVLGMTMLLATFLIQFERLRGVQSSGVLFIFWFLSVLCAIVPFRSKILQASSQGEVTDKLRFTTFYFYFSLVVCELILCCFNEKPPLFSNVVTDPNPCPETTAGFLSTITFWWFTRLAIKGYKMPLEVKDLWSLNQRDSSKMMVPKLLKEWEKEQSKHKSEPTLSSQAVYSKAPPSTANHIGGGGETSPEEVEVLLSNQKAAPRQPSFLRALIKAFGPYFLIGSAYKLLQDVITFVNPQLLRMLISFTKQTGVPDWWGYALAFLMFFTAFLQTLILHQHFQYCFVTGMNVRTALIGAIYRKALVITNSAKRSSTVGEVVNLMSVDAQRFMDLTTFLNMLWSAPLQIMLALYFLWQNLGPSVMAGVAVMILLIPFNAVIAMKTRAYQVEQMQYKDSRIKLMNEILNGIKVLKLYAWENSFKEKVLAIRQKELNVLKKTAYLGALSTMAWTSAPFLVALTTFAVYVTVDENNILDAEKAFVSLSLFNILRFPLNMLPQVISSIVQASVSLKRIQDFLSHDELDPNSVDRKNTAAEYSVTVINGKFTWGKEDSPVLHNINLMAPQGSLLAVVGHVGCGKSSLISALLGEMEKLEGEVSIRGSVAYVPQQAWIQNATLRDNILFGKSYNEQKYSCVLEACALTPDLEVLPGGDMTEIGEKGINLSGGQRQRVSLARALYSDADVYLLDDPLSAVDAHVSKHIFDNLIGPEGVLKGKTRILVTHGISFLPQVDNIMVMVDGRVSEMGSYQELLQQNGAFAEFLRNYALEDIVEEEEATEELIQDEELFPDDALSNHTDMVDSEPVINEAKRNFIRQISIISVDGEHPRSRSVRRHGCSQKKHAEPQEKKKKPHEVEKLIQAETAETGRVKTTVYLEYAKAVGLLLSVIICCLYGCQSAAAIGANIWLSQWTNDASRNQTKENVHMRVGVYAALGIAQGILVLISSYTLATGNIGAAKKLHSNLLANKLHTPQSFFDTTPIGRILNRFSKDIYVIDEALPSTVLMFLSTFFVSLSTMIVIISTTPIFAVVIAPLAFIYVFVQRFYVATSRQLKRLESVSRSPIYSHFSETITGCSVIRAYGRHSAFVLMSDMKVDENQKSYYPGIVSNRWLGVRIEFIGNCIVLFAALFAVTGKASLNPGLVGLSVSYALQVTMSLNWMVRMTSDLESNIVAVERVKEYSETKTEAPWEVEDKKPPPNWPMQGNVEFHNYSVRYREGLDLVLKNLTLSVKGGEKIGIVGRTGAGKSSMTLCLFRLLEAAAGEIAIDEVKISEIGLHDLRSKLTIIPQEPVLFSGTLRMNLDPFEKYNDEEVWKALEHSHLHKFVSNQPAKLELECSEGGENLSVGQRQLVCLARALLRKTRILILDEATAAIDLETDDLIQSTIRTQFEDCTVFTIAHRLNTIMDYTRVLVLDKGQIAEFDTPTNLLSQRGIFYGMAKDAGLAQ is encoded by the exons GAAGCCAATCAGACGCTCCACACAGATCGGCCCGATCTCCCAAAGTGCTttcagctctctctcctgtcatgGCTGCCATGCATCTACCTATGGGCCGTCAGCCCCATCTACCTCTTCTATCTCAAGAAGAACAACAAAGGCTATATAATGATGTCCATTATGAACAGATTCAAAACG GTATTTGGCTTGTTCTTGTGGATTGTGTGTTGGACAGATCTCTTCTACACATTCCACGAGCTGCGGCAGGGACTCAGCCAGCCACCCATCTACTTTATCACCCCGCTAGTGCTCGGCATGACCATG CTGTTGGCCACGTTTCTGATCCAGTTTGAGAGGTTACGCGGGGTCCAGTCCTCAGGGGTGCTCTTCATCTTCTGGTTCCTGTCCGTGCTGTGCGCCATTGTGCCTTTCCGCTCCAAGATCCTACAGGCCTCCAGCCAG GGCGAAGTGACAGACAAACTGCGCTTCACCaccttctacttctacttcagCCTGGTGGTGTGTGAGCTGatcctctgctgcttcaatgaGAAACCTCCCCTCTTCTCCAATGTGGTCACAGACCCT AATCCCTGCCCGGAAACCACAGCGGGTTTTCTCTCCACCATTACCTTTTGGTGGTTCACGAG gcTGGCCATTAAAGGCTACAAAATGCCTCTGGAGGTCAAAGACTTGTGGTCTCTGAACCAGCGAGACAGCTCCAAGATGATGGTGCCCAAACTCCTCAAAGAGTGGGAGAAGGAGCAGTCCAAACACAAGAG tGAACCCACTCTGTCCAGTCAGGCCGTGTACTCCAAGGCGCCGCCGTCCACCGCCAACCACAtcggaggaggaggtgaaaccAGCCCTGAGGAAGTCGAGGTGCTGCTGTCCAATCAGAAAGCCGCGCCCCGCCAGCCGTCCTTCTTACGCGCCCTCATCAAAGCCTTCGGGCCCTACTTCCTGATTGGATCGGCCTACAAGCTCCTGCAGGATGTCATCACCTTCGTCAACCCTCAGTTGCTCAG GATGTTGATCTCATTCACAAAGCAGACGGGAGTTCCTGATTGGTGGGGTTACGCGCTGGCCTTCCTCATGTTCTTCACAGCCTTCCTGCAGACTCTCATCCTCCACCAGCACTTTCAGTACTGTTTTGTCACCGGCATGAATGTACGCACAGCTCTCATAGGAGCAATCTACAGGAAg GCGCTGGTGATAACAAACAGTGCCAAACGTTCCTCTACCGTGGGAGAAGTAGTGAACCTGATGTCTGTGGATGCACAGAGGTTCATGGACCTCACCACCTTCCTCAACATGCTGTGGTCTGCTCCTCTTCAGATTATGCTGGCTCTATATTTCCTCTGGCAG AATCTTGGTCCGTCTGTGATGGCTGGAGTGGCTGTTATGATCCTGCTCATCCCCTTTAATGCTGTCATTGCCATGAAGACACGAGCTTACCAG GTGGAGCAGATGCAGTACAAGGATTCTCGCATTAAACTCATGAATGAGATCCTGAATGGCATCAAAGTGCTAAAGCTGTACGCCTGGGAGAACTCCTTCAAAGAAAAGGTCCTGGCCATTCGACAGAAGGAGCTCAACGTGTTGAAAAAGACGGCGTACCTGGGAGCGCTGTCCACCATGGCCTGGACCAGCGCCCCTTTCCTG GTTGCCTTGACGACATTCGCCGTGTATGTGACGGTGGATGAGAACAACATCCTGGATGCGGAGAAGGCCTTTGTGTCACTCTCGCTCTTCAACATCCTCCGGTTTCCGCTCAACATGCTCCCCCAAGTCATCAGCAGCATCGTGCAG GCCAGCGTCTCGCTGAAGAGAATCCAAGATTTCCTGAGTCACGATGAGCTGGATCCAAATTCAGTGGACAGAAAGAACACAGCCGCAG AATATTCAGTGACGGTCATCAACGGGAAATTCACCTGGGGTAAAGAAGACTCTCCCGTCCTGCACAA catTAATCTGATGGCGCCTCAGGGCTCCCTGCTGGCAGTGGTGGGCCACGTCGGTTGCGGGAAGTCCTCCctgatctctgctctgctgggTGAGATGGAGAAACTGGAAGGAGAGGTTTCTATCCGG ggaTCAGTGGCGTATGTGCCTCAGCAGGCCTGGATACAGAACGCCACCCTGCGTGATAACATCCTGTTTGGGAAATCCTACAATGAGCAGAAGTACAGCTGCGTGCTGGAGGCCTGCGCCTTAACCCCTGACCTGGAGGTGCTGCCTGGAGGAGACATGACCGAAATAGGGGAGAAG GGCATCAACCTCTCTggtggacagagacagagggtgaGTCTAGCCAGAGCTCTGTACAGCGACGCTGACGTCTACCTGCTGGACGACCCGCTGTCTGCCGTGGACGCTCATGTGTCCAAACACATCTTTGACAACCTCATCGGTCCAGAGGGGGTGCTAAAGGGCAAG ACACGTATCCTGGTAACACACGGCATCAGCTTCCTGCCTCAGGTGGATAACATCATGGTGATGGTGGACGGCAGGGTGTCTGAGATGGGTTCCTACCAGGAGCTGCTCCAACAGAACGGAGCTTTCGCAGAGTTTCTCAGGAACTACGCCCTGGAGGACAtcgtggaggaggaggaggcgacaG AGGAACTAATCCAAGATGAGGAGTTGTTCCCTGACGACGCCCTTAGCAACCACACAGACATGGTGGACAGTGAGCCGGTGATCAATGAGGCAAAGAGGAATTTCATAAG GCAGATCAGCATCATTTCAGTGGACGGAGAGCACCCCAGGTCGCGCTCGGTGAGGAGGCACGGCTGCAGCCAGAAGAAACACGCTGAGccacaagagaagaagaagaagccacaCGAAGTGGAGAAACTCATCCAAGCGGAGACCGCGGAGACGGGCAGG GTGAAGACGACGGTGTATCTAGAGTACGCTAAGGCGGTGGgactgctgctgtctgtgatCATCTGCTGCCTGTACGGCTGTCAGAGTGCAGCAGCCATCGGAGCCAACATCTGGCTCAGTCAGTGGACCAATGACGCCTCGAGGAATCAGACTAAGGAGAATGTTCATATGAGGGTGGGGGTGTACGCAGCACTGGGCATTGCACAAG GTATCCTGGTGCTGATCTCTTCATACACACTAGCCACGGGAAACATCGGCGCAGCCAAGAAGCTGCACTCTAACCTGCTCGCCAACAAACTTCACACCCCCCAGTCTTTCTTTGACACCACGCCTATAGGACGCATCCTCAACCGCTTCTCCAAGGACATCTACGTCATAGACGAGGCTCTGCCCTCCACCGTGCTCATGTTCCTGAGCACCTTCTTCGTTTCTCTCTCCACCATGATAGTTATCATTTCCACCACTCCCATCTTTGCTGTTGTCATAGCACCCCTGGCTTTCATATACGTCTTTGTCCAG AGATTTTACGTTGCCACGTCTCGGCAGCTAAAGCGTCTGGAGTCGGTCAGCCGCTCTCCCATATACTCCCATTTCTCTGAGACCATCACGGGCTGTAGTGTAATCCGAGCCTATGGCAGACACTCTGCCTTTGTTCTGATGAGTGATATGAAAGTGGATGAGAACCAAAAGAGTTACTACCCTGGTATAGTGTCCAACAG GTGGCTGGGGGTACGTATAGAGTTCATTGGGAACTGCATTGTGTTGTTTGCCGCTCTGTTCGCTGTGACGGGGAAGGCGAGTCTGAACCCCGGCCTGGTGGGTCTGTCAGTGTCCTACGCTCTACAG GTGACCATGTCTCTGAACTGGATGGTGCGAATGACTTCAGATCTGGAGAGCAACATCGTGGCAGTGGAGCGAGTGAAGGAGTACTCTGAGACCAagacagag GCCCCCTGGGAAGTGGAGGACAAGAAGCCCCCTCCTAATTGGCCCATGCAGGGGAACGTGGAGTTCCACAACTACAGCGTGCGGTACCGAGAGGGACTGGACCTGGTCCTGAAAAACCTCACCCTGAGCGtcaaaggaggagagaag ATTGGTATCGTGGGTCGCACAGGCGCCGGCAAATCCTCCATGACGCTCTGCCTCTTCCGACTGCTGGAAGCTGCAGCCGGAGAGATCGCCATCGATGAGGTTAAGATATCAGAGATAGGCCTGCATGACCTGAGGTCTAAACTCACCATCATTCCACAG GAGCCCGTCCTGTTCTCTGGGACTCTCAGGATGAACCTCGACCCCTTCGAGAAGTACAACGACGAAGAGGTGTGGAAAGCTCTGGAACATTCTCACCTCCACAAGTTTGTCAGCAACCAGCCGGCAAAGCTGGAGCTGGAGTGttcagagggaggagagaaccTGAG CGTGGGTCAGAGGCAGCTGGTGTGTTTGGCTCGAGCTCTCCTGAGGAAGACGAGGATCCTCATCCTGGATGAAGCTACGGCCGCTATCGACCTGGAGACGGACGATCTCATCCAGTCCACTATCAGGACTCAGTTTGAAGACTGCACCGTGTTTACCATCGCACACAGACTCAACACAATCATGGATTACACAAG agTGCTGGTATTGGACAAGGGACAGattgcagagtttgacactccTACAAACCTCTTATCACAGAGAGGAATCTTCTACGGCATGGCTAAAGACGCAGGACTAGCACAGTAG